A part of Paraburkholderia azotifigens genomic DNA contains:
- a CDS encoding DUF2249 domain-containing protein gives MSAPTIPAASVIVVDIGTVDPHDRHSMAFGTFAKLAPGQALELVSDHNPEPLLEEFVAELPDEFWWRGEKGPLDLWHVLIGKSETALD, from the coding sequence ATGTCCGCTCCCACAATCCCTGCTGCCTCCGTCATCGTCGTCGATATTGGCACCGTTGATCCGCACGATCGTCATTCAATGGCTTTCGGCACGTTCGCAAAACTGGCCCCTGGTCAGGCGCTTGAGCTCGTATCGGACCACAATCCTGAGCCGTTGCTCGAGGAGTTTGTTGCTGAGCTTCCGGACGAGTTCTGGTGGCGGGGCGAAAAAGGTCCCCTCGACCTGTGGCACGTGCTGATTGGCAAATCGGAGACGGCACTCGATTGA
- the istB gene encoding IS21-like element helper ATPase IstB, producing the protein MLRHPTIEKLHELRLSGMAAALTEQQGLADIEAMSFEERLGLLVERESSVRESRQTTARLRRAKLKFPDAVPEDIDYRSARGLDRSLIGQLLTCNWIRERNSTVIIGATGLGKTWLSCALANQACRQGFSTLYLKMPRLNEDLAIAHGSGRYARLLAQWAKTDVLLMDDFAMAPMSDGAVRDLLEILDDRHGHRSTLVTSQIPIENWHAVLGDPTLADAILDRLVHNTYRVNLSGESMRKHKKSLTDKPRSE; encoded by the coding sequence ATGCTCAGACATCCGACCATCGAGAAGCTGCACGAGCTACGCCTGAGCGGCATGGCCGCCGCGCTCACCGAGCAGCAGGGACTCGCCGACATCGAAGCAATGAGCTTCGAGGAACGACTGGGTCTGCTTGTTGAGCGAGAGTCCAGCGTGCGCGAATCACGGCAGACGACGGCGCGGCTACGCCGCGCAAAACTGAAGTTCCCCGATGCCGTGCCCGAGGACATCGACTACCGCTCGGCACGGGGACTCGACCGCAGTCTCATCGGCCAGCTGCTGACGTGCAACTGGATTCGCGAGCGCAACAGCACGGTGATCATAGGCGCCACCGGTCTTGGCAAGACCTGGCTGTCTTGTGCACTGGCCAACCAGGCATGCCGTCAGGGCTTCTCAACGCTGTATCTGAAAATGCCCCGGTTGAACGAGGATCTTGCCATTGCCCACGGTAGTGGCCGCTACGCACGCCTGCTGGCGCAGTGGGCAAAGACGGACGTCCTGCTGATGGATGACTTCGCGATGGCGCCCATGAGCGACGGCGCCGTGCGCGACCTGCTGGAGATTCTTGATGATCGTCACGGCCACCGTTCGACGCTTGTGACAAGTCAGATTCCAATTGAGAACTGGCACGCGGTACTCGGGGATCCGACGCTCGCCGACGCCATTCTCGATCGACTCGTGCACAACACCTATCGCGTCAATCTCAGCGGCGAGTCGATGCGCAAACACAAAAAGAGTTTGACCGACAAACCCCGATCAGAGTAA